Proteins from a genomic interval of Maylandia zebra isolate NMK-2024a linkage group LG15, Mzebra_GT3a, whole genome shotgun sequence:
- the sytl3 gene encoding synaptotagmin-like protein 3: MDLSLLQVMERESILEVLRRDKQMRAIEEDRIRRMKYDLQELRRKGAKSYARQYGERTCARCQRPLGKFWNSGAVCRGCSHRICNKCRVGAAIWKCTVCHAYRDVKIKSGEWFLEEKSKKFPVTTDKYETVGENLLKTYNVLSHISIVPPTPPPHLDYHFLSRSGDWKNSKPFTKSVENLMVSFTSHIKKISNSQNDVREDLLKVDNRWRGSSFTHSTQKSLSDTDINKSSTLFKVPSLPNLFKKSKDSDQEGSSTGAEDETSFGSEYSEGKRGSCSSTSTELGFESVSVTGELELALAFNTNTSRLEITVGTCRNLSYGDSKKRKCHPYVKIYVLPDKSCKLKTSVKKNTTDPVYNEVLKYGIQRNMLIGKRLQATVWHSGTLKRKVFLGEVLIPLDGWRFEDKAFQCFNWYPLCPKPERQNGGDQE; encoded by the exons aTGGATTTAAGTTTGCTTCAAGttatggagagagagagcatccTGGAGGTTCTTCGGAGAGACAAACAGATGCGAGCAATCGAAGAAGACAGGATCAG GAGGATGAAATACGACCTGCAGGAGCTCCGAAGGAAGGGTGCAAAGAGCTATGCCCGGCAGTACGGCGAGCGGACCTGCGCCCGCTGCCAGAGGCCGCTGGGAAAGTTCTGGAACTCTGGCGCAGTCTGCCGCGGCTGCAGCCACCGCATCTGCAACAAGTGTCGTGTGGGAGCAGCGATCTGGAAGTGCACGGTCTGCCACGCATACAG GGATGTAAAAATCAAGTCCGGAGAATGGTTTCTAgaagaaaagtcaaagaaatttCCAGTCACCACAG ACAAATATGAGACGGTTGGGGAGAATCTACTGAAGACCTACAATGTGCTGAG TCATATATCCATTGTGCCTCCCACTCCTCCACCTCACTTGGATTATCACTTCCTGAGCAGATCTGGG GATTGGAAAAACTCAAAGCCTTTCACCAAATCTGTGGAAAATCTAATGGTTTCCTTCACGAGTCACATTAAAA AGATTTCCAATTCTCAAAACGACGTCCGTGAAGATCTGCTGAAGGTCGACAACAGATGGAGAGGCTCGAGCTTTACCCACTCCACCCAAAAGAGCCTGTcagacacagacataaacaaatCGAGCACG CTCTTCAAAGTCCCAAGTCTTCCAAACCTGTTCAAGAAAAGCAAAGACAGCGACCAGGAGGGCTCCTCCACCGGGGCAGAGGACGAGACTTCATTCGGTTCTGAGTACTCTGAAGGGAAGAGA ggcagctgcagcagcaccaGCACAGAGTTGGGCTTTGAGAGCGTTTCTGTGACCGGAGAACTGGAGCTGGCTCTGGCCTTCAACACCAACACCTCCCGTCTGGAGATCACAGTCGGCACCTGCAGAAACCTGTCCTACGGAGACAGCAAGAAGAGGAAGTGTCACCC ATACGTGAAAATCTACGTGCTGCCGGACAAGAGCTGCAAACTGAAGACGTCAGTGAAGAAGAACACGACTGATCCGGTTTACAATGAAGTTTTGAAG TATGGCATACAGCGCAACATGCTCATTGGAAAGAGGCTACAGGCGACTGTGTGGCATTCAGGTACCCTGAAAAGGAAAGTTTTTCTTGGTGAAGTCCTCATCCCTCTGGACGGCTGGAGATTTGAAGACAAGGCATTCCAGTGCTTTAACTGGTATCCACTGTGTCCGAAG CCTGAAAGACAAAACGGAGGTGATCAGGAGTGA